Below is a window of Quercus robur chromosome 6, dhQueRobu3.1, whole genome shotgun sequence DNA.
aactattgattgataatataactattaatctttaattttctgaaaattttgcaagcatagaaacttaaaaaaaaaataaaaaaattcatatccaataaaaatatattgagtaaaattataaattgtagTCTTAGACTACAACTAAAGTTTGTCATTCATTTAATAGAAAACAATAGCAAATTGCAATTTATTTAATAGAATCAACTCTACAGATCTTATCAAGCTTTATCAATCCTTTAGATGGacacaaaaacttaatttttgacatcaactttcttttcctttaatcTTTATCCCTtgactaattttattttatcttctttcttttactaTTAATTTGTTATCCAAAGTGTTCTTTGAGAATCAAGTCAATTAGGCCTGAAGCATTTAAGTCCCATAACAACACAAGAGACCCTAaaattagacatggcaaaacagATAAGAATTTGCTAACCCAATCTGAAAATACTCCACCCAAACCTTAATTTTTTGAATCGAAGAAAAAATGAGTTGACCtgtgacccaacccaacccatgacccaaacaaataattttttttttttggtaaaaaataaataaaattaagaatatattggtttaattgtttgttgtgagctttaaggaaacaattgagacGTTTACATAACTACATGCAAAtgaattgaaagatgaatggtTGATGCACTTTGTAAtgagtaaaaaattttagatatcaaataacaAAGTATATACTAATATAATCTGGTTACAATagtgttaaaaacatatatttaacaTTGTAGATATGTGCGAGAAACATTTATAAGCGTGAAATCAATgaaattaacataaattataAGTGCTTAggcctattttttaacaattcatatctaaaataaatggcttttcaaaataaattagagtGTGTGTTACTTAACAATGTCATGATATTCATATAAAAAACCATTTagaaataagtaaataatcaaattttaatgtatATTCTCAGATTGAAATAGAGTGCTTACCAtgattgataatagattataaaattaattttcaaaattctaaaattcttatatgtttttattctttgtccaATGAGTCATCCAACAAgtcattgtaattttgttttatgttttggaacattgatattgtgtagaaataagaCTTGTGTATTTATGTTACttatttttgtgctattttgcTTTGGTTAGTAATGTtaagatttgtataattttaaggTTATTGAACAAGAATTAATTTGTTTACCTAAGCTCATTCTTGATATGAGTggtgaatttaaaataatacattttacatTAAGTAATTTGTTATGTGACTTTCcaaaatggcaaatacatattttctaaataaaaaaattttcatgtaaAAAATGTACTAGCAACTCAAACCAATTTTTAATCCGCTTAAAATGACTGCTTTTGACCGAATCTATTTTGATTTGCAACCCGATTGAACTGACTTGATCTGGCCGTTTGCCACATCTACCTAAAATCCTCATGCAGAAGAAAGAATAGCTCATAGTCATAACCATATGCTAATAAAGGTCAAGTCCCAGTGAAAAATTGGGCTTCTCTATAACATCTGAATTTCAGCATCTGTAAAACAGAATGGAGATAACCACCATACCTCCATTGTGGCCACCACAACACCTTAGTATCTGACACTCCCCACACCTTAATGTCCTACAATTTACTGCAACTTCCAGAGTTTCCAAAGAAAAGAATTGGCATAAAGCACAATCCATACTCATATATAATCAGTGAAGAGTTCTCTCCATCATCCATTGATCAGCGGAAATACAAATAGTGTATTTGGACTAATTTCAGAGAGTGCATAAACCAAATGTCATAGATAAGATGTTTATCACAACCCAAACAAAATTTCTGCAACAAAGCTCACCAGCTAGTCTAGATTTTAATCTACTATGGGAAAATCCAGATATCTAAAAGACACAATTaacagaaaaaaagaataataatctCTAAGAACCCTTATCAGCTTTAGAAGCAGTTGCAGCCGCTTGTCCTCTGAGCCGACCAGTCCTCCTTGCAGCAATGAGACCAACCTTTTGACCAGGAGGTGCATCACGCCTAACAGTACTTGCATGCCCAATATGCTGGTGGTTACCTCCTCCATGAGGATGCTCAACTGGGTTCATAGCCACACCACGTACCTTGGGCCAGCAATTTCTCTTCACTCTGAACTTGTGGTAAGCATTACCAGCCTTGAGAAGAGGCTTCTCAGTTCTCCCTCCACCAGCAACCTGCCCAATCATAGCTCGGCAGCCACTTGGAACAATCTTCTTAGCACCAGATGGGAGTTTGACCCTGTTAAATTGAGTAAACAGACAATCCGGTGATCAGCTATATAGATGGTGTCAGCACAAGAAGTCATGTATTCTCACAAGTTTAGCAAAAGTAATCAAATTTAGATGTTTAAAATAATATGCTAAAAACGCAAATTGTGCTCAGTAATCAGGATTTAACATAAACATACAAAGCTACTATAAAAAGCATCACAATCTTTAAGGTACAAACAATAcaagaactctctctctctctctctctctatatatatatatatagaagatgATAAATACGTCATATCAGTTTGCAAATTGGTACTATTGGTTCAGTGCAACAACATGGAGCTTCAATGATCAGAATCTTATGAATATATGGGATTGGAGTGGTAAACCTATAGTCCCTAGTCCCATTCTCTTTCCCACGATCTTATAAGGAACCCAACACTCCAGCCATTATATCATTTATCTTTTTGCAATGGATTTCATTTCAAAGAAGATTAAAGACTCTCTAGTCTCTAAATCAACAAATGCCAACCAAATACCCGAACCAAATGACCAAAAGTTTCGAGTTATGCAAGAAGAGTAAACATTAACCAAACAGATCATTCACAAAGGTACTTAGCATTAGCAAAAGAGCCACATATCAGAAGATGAATAAGCTCCTTTATCGAAAGCAAGCATATGCTATGCAAGGAATAGTAGTTAGAACATTTGGGCAAAAACGCATAGCTCACTCAAGCAATTCATATTAGAACCAACAACCAAGTCTAATCCAACTACAAAACTATTAGAAAAGTAATCAATCAAAAGCAATACATTAAAAAAGACATTTTCCACAAAATGCAGCTATATAAACAATTAATCTTAAACGACAAAGGAGATATACCTGCTAGTGTCGTTATCAGGGTTGTGACTAATGACAATAGCGTAATCACCAGAACACCTAGCGAAGACACCACGGTCACCAACATGATGCTCCACGTTGCAAACCACAGCTCCTTCAGGAATAGATCTGAGAGGCAACACATTGCCAACAACAAGAGTAGCCTTTTTCCCACAATACACGAACTGACCAGTGTACATACCCTCGGCGGCCACGAACAGCTCGTTCTGCTTCTTGTATCGGAAGGGGTGGCGGAAAGTGATCCGGGCGAGCGGTGCACCGCGACCCGGGTCGTGAATGATCTCAGTGACCACGCCCTTCAGGTACCCATTGCGCTCACCAAAGTCGAGGCTGCGGAACCTTGCTGGTCCCTTGCGATGGTGGGTATGGGACTTGAACACAGACCCAGCACCCTTACGCTGAGCTCTGATTACACGACCCATTGTAGCTTTTTTCTCTGTCCTCTGGCTCTGGCTCTGGCACTGGCACTGGTGGTGACGGCCGACTCAGAGAAAATGCTAGTACCAACAGGGAATTAGGGTTTAGAGGGAAGAGACCctatatattttatcaatgggcccgaatgagaaaaaaaagtacgaAAAGGAAGCCCATATTTCCTAGGCAAAAAGGCCATTCAAGATAGAAAGGTCCACTTTTGTAACAAACTAACAACATTATTATATCATGAATTAATTctttctaccattttttttttttttgaattagttCTCAATTGGGTTACGCATGGCTTAATAATATTATCTGACATAGTAACAATGATATGAAGATCTTATCTGAAATAATAACAGTAACGTAAAACCTTTAGAGAGAGACAAGTGGCTTCatattattaaaaactaagttaGTATTATTACCTGAACTACAGAAATAGTTCATATATGTTTATTTGAGAAAAACATATAACGATCACATGAACGTTTACGATAATCCCTTGCACAATGATTAAAAGGATGCTAAGTTGGCATGAGTAATTAAGTTACATAAATATTTCGCATGTCTATTCAAGAACATGAGACGATCACTTGAATGTTTATGATAGTCCCTTGCACAGTGAATAAAAGGAACTTTTCTTTGTACAAAGATAATAAACAAAGCACGTGAACAAGAGTAGTGGTTACTTTTGTAGTTTTTTGGAGACATGTTCTCATATTCTTGAAATTCAGAGGTTATATTCTATGCTTATAAGTGCGTTAACGCCTGGCATGAACTAGGAGTAGATTTGTTAACTTAAGTATTGCACTTGTTAGACTCTAATTTGGTTACGGCCAACAATAAGGTATCTATTGTGCTCCCGTTGTTCTCATTATTAACTTGTGCATTTCTAATTAGATAGTTATCGTACTCACATCTCTTTGAGCGAAATGTGTGAGACAGCCACTGCTAGTGGGTAGAAAATCTATTTTCTCCATAGCTAAGACCACTTCGTGCCGCCAATGCTTCCACACTAGGGAAGATCTATTTTCTCGCTTTGCGCAGCCATTACTTCTCGATTAGATTGCTGGAttgtgattatcaaaaaaagattgCAGGATTGTAATCGACTTTCTCCACTTGTTAATAGAAGAACTAGTAAAAGTACAAGGATgggataaattaaaaaaaaaaggttccatATGGATGACTCCAAAACTATTCTTTCTTGCGTTGGCTCGCAGAACAAAAGTTACATAACCAAGGGACAATGTTCTAAGAGCAGATGTGAAAGCCATTGCGGTGCAATTTTACTCGTACGGAAACCCAATAACCCATATGAATGCAATTTATCTAATGTTTCTGCACATAAAGTCGTCCAATCAAAACAAAGactcccaaaaaagaaaaaagaaaatagagtcCTTTTAATGACAATTTAAACAACACCAAACGTAGCCAAGGCTCAGATATAAGAAACACAATCACgctaaggaagaagaaaaagacaactcttattcaaattaataattacaCAAACCAATGATTTGACAGTGAACTGTTATCGCATGCCTATGAGGTTAAAATCTCCATCAACCAAATAGCAAATACCACTGGTAAAATTTGAGGGGCACTTATATTTCTAATACCTGTTTCCTGCTGGTTGAATCAATGAACTCAGTTAGCTCGTCTTTCCAATAACTTGTAATTTCCAACTATTCAGCACGCTCCAGCAAATTGCTCAAATTGATTGTTGTGCGATCACAGGTGCTTGTCAGCTGAAGCATATTTGTCTAAAGTTAATACCCCAAAAGACTAAACTACAATTCTCTTAAAATGGGCCAACCTTTTCTCataatgtcatttatttttGCATCAATCTGCTTCTGAACCCTTGGAGGGCAAAGTTCTGCAGCATAGCCATTTAGCTTTGTGGCTAGACTTGACCTCTCAAGCTCCTCTTCTGGCAGGTTTCCAATTAGTTGAAGAAAGAAGGGATTTTGCTTGAGCTcaaatttctgaaaattttagAAGATGGAAAGTTGATCAGACATTCAATAAAGATTGTTGAAATTAACATCTGATAAAGCAATTTCAGAATTTACCAATGCTACATGACTTCCCATCCTTCAAAGTTAAACTATATCTCAGCAATGCTCTTTTAATGAATGTATAAATGACAATTGAGTAGTGAAAGTAAAGTCTCTACACAAAACTACAGCAGACTCATATAACAAATCACTTCATAAAAGATGGTCAAATTCCGAACCCAACAAAAGTGAGACTATCACAGGCCTTTTTCAGTAATATGACAAAATGagcaaaaccctaattttgaaaCCTCATAAATGTTCTAAAATTCAGATGCTAAACATATCCACTTCTAATCATGATTGCCACcacataataaacaaataaatattatcaTAAACAGAAGTTAGCTCACCACCAAATTCAGGAAGTTCATCTTCTTGCTTCATGTTTCTTGTTCTtaagttttaaagaaaatggCATTTTGCATAATCACATCTATTTATATCCAactctaaaattcaaattcacagACCATCCTAAGTACTCCAACACCAGAAATCTGGGAGGACTTAGCAGTGTGATGATTTCAAAGGTTATAAAGTTAGAAGATCAGccacaaaatttatattaaatatcaTACAATAATTCAAAATACTAAACCTGATGTTCAGGCTCTGCAGGATAAAACGTTCCCAGCTGTTGAATCTGAGTAGTCACAATGCTGCTCCTTGACTTAGTTTGCTCTCTTTCTTTGCTGATAGCAGCCATTCTAGACTCTTCAGTTCCATTAGTAAATATAATAGACCTGTTAAAATATGGGAAGTTCGCTGGTAAGTATGAGGTCTCTATGAAGTACGGATCTGCTTTTGGAGGGGTCATCAATTTTACCTGTATTGGCTACCCACATCAGGACCTTGACCAAATACTTGCCTACAATCATGACTGGACCAGAAAACCTCCAAAAGTTGTTTGAAACTAATCAGCCTGGGATCATACTCAACCTTTTACAGAGATAAAAAAGCTATATTAGACAAACTTCCTTATCATtcaaacagaaaaagaaaacgcAAGATAATAAACTCCAAGTGAGAAGCACATAAATAAGTGATATGAAAGCAAATGAGACAAGAATCCCTATTCAAAATCCAAAGTAAATGTAGCTCCAACGGCCAGCCTTCTTTACATGCCAACCCAAAACAGATACAATTGGCAATGGTGAACCCAGTTCATGTACAATTTAACAAGGAAGAATTCAAAATACACCAGTCAAATTTAGGCTAACAGAGTCAGTAATGACTGAATTTCTAATACAAGATTTAGGCATACAACACCTAGAGATATGCAACTGTAAAGTTTTAAACCGACATTAAACTTGGTATTCTTTTGGGCGGAATAGAAGGTAATAACAATTTGTTCGATAGGGAGGAAGACATTACATACAGATGGTACGTATTGAATTCCTCAAAAGAAAATGTGTATTCATTCCCATATGATATGATCATTCCCAGACTTGCCAAAAAATTCCCATATAGCTCTTGCATTGAATAATTTTTCCCAACACGCTTTTAAAAGGTCCGTCCTAGAGAATTTTATACCATATGTTGACCAGTAAACAACCCTTATCAATCCAGCAACAAATAGGGCGATAAATTAACCGAGTCGATTATGAACAGCTCAAAAAAGCTTGTTTATGATCATTTATTTGGAAAATGAGTTAAGCTCAAGCCTAATTTTAGGCTTGAATATTAGAAGCCAagctcaaacataataatgtgttcCTAAACAAGCCCATGATTATgggtttcaattaaaaatatatactaatatGGACTTGAGATTGGATTGGGTTAGTTTGTAAATAAGTTCCTATCATATCGAATTATTATCTATAATGCATTGATAATTTTAGTCCTAGTCACTAGATAGGAAAAGTAAAAGTTATAAGAACAAGCTCAAACTTGTTCAAGAGGAACATGAACAAAACTTAAACATGTAAAATCTAATTTAGCTGTGAGCTCAAGCTCAGTATGAAACCAGTAACATTTAACAAACCAATGTAGAATTATATTACAGAAATtccatggaaaaaaaaagaagaaaaaaaagagaggaattgAGAATTTGGGGGTTGAGAGACCTGGACGGACTCGGCGTGATCGGCCAAGCTTCGGTACTCCGGGTTGGATTTGGATCCGCCGGCATAACCAACTGTGGTCCGTACGACCCCATTCAAGCACCCGAACACGGATTCGGACCTCCAAAAGCTTCCGAGAGCGAAAACCGCTGTTTTCAAGGGCTGCTGGCTAGGTGGGTCCCTCGCGGGTTCCGAAATCCGATCCGGAATTCTGATGCATTGTGCTTTATCAATCACGCATGTGGTAAGGAGAAGAAAGATTAATAGATTGCCTCTGCTCTGTAAAAAAACCATTGGCTTATCAGATTctctcagagagagagaaagagctgGTCAAATTCGCAGTTATGAGAATCGTTAATTTTCGAAACGGGATTCTGAGGGAAAATTATTGACACGGGAAAAAATAGATTGGAGTTCGGcttggattttttgttttgtttttgtttctggtTTTTGTTTTAAGCCCAGCGTAGAAGGAAGCCCACGTTCAATGGGAAAAGAGCCCGTTCAAAACCGAcgggtcctttttttttttggttaaagacgGGTCCATTTTAGTAatagctagtttttttttttttttttttttttttagtaataacTAGTTAATGTATCGTGTATGTAAGGgatccaatttttatttatttatttatttattttgagaatctttaAAAGAATtggttgaataaaatattgGAGGAATCTCCCCtacaaaaaaaaccaattgatgaCTTGAAACTTTTATagaatttcatttaaattaaacgatcaaaatacaaatatatattgaattatgTATGAGTATGACGTGACGATAATGCCTATTTATATTAAGAGAGATAAAGAGATAGTTTTActattgataattgttttttattatcaaactaatGTACTAAATTGAAGAAAACCTTtctctcaatttatttttgaagaaaacCTAGTCTTTCATAATGTGCTTTTGTGacattgtttaatttttttttaattttaatagtaattttattgttcatttaacttataatttaaaatatttcttcaCTTTATAGATGATTTTTTACCATGTCCAATCACATGGACCTAGTGCTAATACCATATATATTTTGGTTGCTTATTTGCTAAAcgtgtgagaaaaaaaagtttattttcaaaaaatctagttgttaattctttttaaagctaagagagagagaaaaaaaaaaaagtaaaatgctTAATGGGCACCTATAATAAAAGTATATgtcatcttaattttttttcctatagtATAGTATAAGTATATTTattcacttttatgggaaattatattattcaaaaagtttaaaaataatattccagttaaaagtttcaaaaccaattttttttttttaaatttccttctcaaaaaattaaagaaattttattatttgaataaaaattaagtCACATTAAACATTTCACGTGTTTGCTTAGCTAAGCTTGTGCTGAACCCGAAGTCCAGTTGGGTCGGTTCACATCCGACCCATTACCAGGCTAacttggcttggcttggctcTTGTTATACTTAACCCTAATATCCCCGCTTCAtatttctctctcaatattCTTCCTCATTTCTCAGCCGTCTAGTCGTTCCCAGTTCCCATGGGTCGTGTGATCCGAGCTCAACGTAAGGGTGCTGGGTCTGTGTTCAAGTCCCACACCCACCACCGCAAGGGACCAGCGAGGTTCCGCAGTCTCGACTTTGGTGAGCGCAATGGGTACCTGAAGGGCGTGGTCACTGAGATCATTCACGACCCTGGTCGCGGTGCACCGCTCGCCCGGATCACTTTCCGCCACCCCTTCCGTTACAAGAAGCAGAACGAGCTGTTCGTGGCTGCCGAGGGCATGTACACTGGTCAGTTCGTGTATTGTGGGAAAAAGGCTACTCTTGTTGTTGGCAATGTGTTGCCTCTCAGATCTATTCCTGAAGGAGCTGTGGTTTGCAACGTGGAGCACCATGTGGGTGACCGTGGTGTCTTCGCTAGGTGTTCTGGTGATTACGCCATTGTCATTAGCCACAACCCTGATAACGACACTAGCAGGTATCTATCTTTTGTCGTTTAAGattaattgttttatatatagttaCAATTTGTAGAAAATGTCGTTTCTAATATGAATTGCTTGAGTGAGCTATGTGTTTTTGCCCAAATGTTTTAACTACTACTCCTTACATAGAATGGCATATGCTTGCTTTTGATAAAGGAGTTTATTCATCTTCTGCTATGTGGCTCTTTTGTTAATGCTAGGTACCTTTGTGAATGATCTGTTTGATTAACGTTTACTCTTCTTGCATAACCCGAAACTTTTGGTCATTTGGTTTGGGTATTTAGTGGACGTTTGTTGATGTAGAGACTAGTGAGTCTTtaatctttttgaaatgaaattcattgcacaaagataaataatataatggTTGGAGTGTTGGGTTCCTTATAAGATCGTGGGAAAGAGAAGGGGGACTAGGGACTCTAGGTTTACCGCTCCAATCCTATATATTCATAAGATTCTGATAATTGAAACTCCATGTTGTTGCACTGAACCAATTGTACCAATATGCAAACTGATATTATGTATTTATCATCTTCTATGTACATATATAGAGTTCTCGTATTGTTTGTACCTTAAAGATTGTTATGCTTTTTATAGTAgctttgtttgtttatgttaaaTCCTGATGACTTTGCATGA
It encodes the following:
- the LOC126733183 gene encoding peptide methionine sulfoxide reductase A5 isoform X1 — its product is MVFLQSRGNLLIFLLLTTCVIDKAQCIRIPDRISEPARDPPSQQPLKTAVFALGSFWRSESVFGCLNGVVRTTVGYAGGSKSNPEYRSLADHAESVQVEYDPRLISFKQLLEVFWSSHDCRQVFGQGPDVGSQYRSIIFTNGTEESRMAAISKEREQTKSRSSIVTTQIQQLGTFYPAEPEHQKFELKQNPFFLQLIGNLPEEELERSSLATKLNGYAAELCPPRVQKQIDAKINDIMRKGWPILREL
- the LOC126733184 gene encoding 60S ribosomal protein L8-3-like, translated to MGRVIRAQRKGAGSVFKSHTHHRKGPARFRSLDFGERNGYLKGVVTEIIHDPGRGAPLARITFRHPFRYKKQNELFVAAEGMYTGQFVYCGKKATLVVGNVLPLRSIPEGAVVCNVEHHVGDRGVFARCSGDYAIVISHNPDNDTSRVKLPSGAKKIVPSGCRAMIGQVAGGGRTEKPLLKAGNAYHKFRVKRNCWPKVRGVAMNPVEHPHGGGNHQHIGHASTVRRDAPPGQKVGLIAARRTGRLRGQAAATASKADKGS
- the LOC126733183 gene encoding peptide methionine sulfoxide reductase A5 isoform X2 yields the protein MVFLQSRGNLLIFLLLTTCVIDKAQCIRIPDRISEPARDPPSQQPLKTAVFALGSFWRSESVFGCLNGVVRTTVGYAGGSKSNPEYRSLADHAESVQVEYDPRLISFKQLLEVFWSSHDCRQVFGQGPDVGSQYRSIIFTNGTEESRMAAISKEREQTKSRSSIVTTQIQQLGTFYPAEPEHQKFELKQNPFFLQLIGNLPEEELERSSLATKLNGYAAELCPPRVQKQIDAKINDIMRKADKHL
- the LOC126733182 gene encoding 60S ribosomal protein L8-3-like, translated to MGRVIRAQRKGAGSVFKSHTHHRKGPARFRSLDFGERNGYLKGVVTEIIHDPGRGAPLARITFRHPFRYKKQNELFVAAEGMYTGQFVYCGKKATLVVGNVLPLRSIPEGAVVCNVEHHVGDRGVFARCSGDYAIVISHNPDNDTSRVKLPSGAKKIVPSGCRAMIGQVAGGGRTEKPLLKAGNAYHKFRVKRNCWPKVRGVAMNPVEHPHGGGNHQHIGHASTVRRDAPPGQKVGLIAARRTGRLRGQAAATASKADKGS